The following are encoded together in the Ezakiella massiliensis genome:
- a CDS encoding FtsX-like permease family protein: MKYSLHRVNLRIYHRIVLYLFLILEIAIGSALLFYSHSHFIADKKDFDKTNRYIEASTSAILANPNLTKNITYDDYLYLKENIFKNTQASYTVNTNLNFGIGYDSFNIALVFMGPEELKETFGIDQEPGKAYIGEMAKKDLQKILGLKKKRPHFEVDSNSVGYFPDKGYYYELNDMDIEFTKSSIKFPNLDTELEFVDMPEDTKNNAIATGDVIQLKSDQIHKYMCIRIQPEGRFMIIVPAEYARDIDKIIRPWKHPTLALIYTTIDPRIVVKNFKESPEEIWQAIDYLKSKHPEANFSLDDPRALNKKWIKEKRQSMYKYMLTSILLLSTVSLITSGIFLLLLQSRKKEIAISLACGSTIKTQIKELILEIGLLILYGMIVGVAIAYMYGDIVEQISIAKTNYMTGTTIVTNIEPFIVLLITGLIILLTSSILIIKAIKKLNPIEILQNE, encoded by the coding sequence ATGAAATATTCATTACACCGTGTTAATTTAAGAATATACCATAGGATTGTCCTATATTTATTTTTAATTCTTGAAATTGCAATAGGATCTGCCCTTTTGTTTTATTCACATTCTCACTTTATAGCTGATAAAAAAGACTTTGATAAAACTAATAGATATATCGAAGCCTCAACATCTGCAATTTTGGCTAACCCAAATTTAACAAAAAATATAACCTATGATGATTACCTATATCTAAAAGAAAATATCTTTAAAAACACTCAAGCTTCATATACTGTCAATACAAATCTGAATTTTGGAATTGGTTATGATAGCTTTAATATTGCCCTAGTTTTCATGGGCCCAGAGGAACTCAAGGAAACTTTTGGCATTGACCAAGAACCTGGCAAGGCCTACATAGGTGAAATGGCCAAAAAAGATCTGCAGAAAATTCTTGGTTTAAAAAAGAAAAGGCCACATTTTGAAGTTGATAGTAACAGTGTTGGTTATTTCCCAGATAAGGGTTACTATTACGAATTAAATGATATGGATATAGAATTTACAAAGTCTTCTATTAAATTTCCAAATTTAGATACAGAATTAGAATTTGTAGATATGCCAGAAGATACAAAAAACAATGCCATAGCAACTGGCGACGTCATACAATTAAAATCAGATCAAATACACAAGTATATGTGTATACGTATACAGCCAGAAGGCCGCTTTATGATTATCGTACCCGCTGAATATGCCAGGGATATAGATAAAATTATTAGACCTTGGAAACATCCAACTCTAGCTTTAATATATACAACTATCGATCCAAGAATAGTCGTTAAAAATTTTAAAGAAAGCCCCGAAGAAATTTGGCAGGCTATTGATTACTTAAAATCTAAACATCCCGAGGCTAATTTTTCTTTAGATGACCCCAGAGCCTTAAATAAAAAATGGATAAAAGAAAAAAGGCAAAGCATGTATAAATATATGCTTACAAGTATCCTATTGTTATCAACTGTATCCTTAATAACATCAGGTATATTTTTGCTCCTACTCCAAAGTCGTAAAAAAGAAATAGCCATATCCTTAGCATGTGGATCGACAATTAAAACTCAAATTAAAGAATTGATTTTGGAGATAGGTCTATTAATATTATATGGAATGATTGTGGGAGTTGCCATCGCATATATGTACGGAGATATAGTGGAACAAATTAGTATAGCCAAGACCAATTATATGACAGGCACTACCATTGTTACCAATATAGAACCCTTTATAGTCTTGCTAATAACTGGACTAATAATCTTACTAACCAGCTCCATTTTGATAATCAAAGCTATAAAAAAACTAAATCCAATCGAAATTTTGCAAAACGAATAG
- a CDS encoding FtsX-like permease family protein: protein MKNFEFNFNRIKTNIRSSRQISLTIFCAILISVFILTWASSTILATINYRSYLNQISYDPDEVYARLSYSRNYSTENKLTADFVQKAMAYEFDNDYNFAMSTGTNIAINGHILNLQIAGLGENFIDDSSVVLDGDVNKIYSEDAIALIESLANKLNLFVGDMVNINGKDFELCAIVDEYKCFDYIFMSIENYEDLFANVSMGLHLYIKNLSQGDISSLTHKLDRIFKAPNLSNIRVEEYKDRNELLDYYVENAISKDIIPIIIIFILSIISLVVLYFGLIKWRKRNIGIHLSLGASPKDIKLDSTLEILGYMLVSTLISFIAINIFYNQLSYMTSILINKWLYIFVLAINILLALVIGALAAIKITSEPINEMIGG from the coding sequence ATGAAAAATTTTGAATTTAATTTTAATCGAATTAAAACAAATATAAGGTCCAGCCGGCAGATTTCTCTGACAATTTTCTGCGCCATCCTTATATCTGTTTTTATTTTAACCTGGGCTAGCTCAACGATTCTGGCCACTATCAACTATCGGTCATACTTAAATCAAATCTCTTATGATCCTGACGAAGTATATGCCAGATTGTCCTATTCCAGAAACTATTCTACTGAAAATAAATTAACTGCAGACTTTGTCCAAAAAGCTATGGCATATGAGTTTGACAATGACTACAATTTTGCTATGTCAACTGGGACCAACATTGCCATTAATGGCCATATATTGAATTTACAAATAGCAGGACTTGGAGAGAACTTTATTGATGATTCCTCTGTAGTCTTGGATGGAGATGTCAATAAAATTTATAGTGAGGATGCCATTGCCCTTATAGAATCTCTAGCTAACAAACTAAACCTATTTGTTGGGGACATGGTAAATATAAATGGTAAAGACTTTGAGCTTTGTGCCATTGTAGATGAATACAAGTGCTTTGACTACATATTTATGTCAATAGAAAATTACGAAGACCTATTTGCAAATGTTAGCATGGGTCTGCATTTGTATATAAAAAATTTGTCACAGGGAGATATCAGCTCTCTAACCCACAAGCTAGACCGTATTTTCAAGGCTCCAAATCTAAGTAATATAAGAGTTGAAGAATACAAGGATAGGAATGAGCTTTTGGATTACTATGTAGAGAATGCCATTTCAAAAGATATTATTCCAATAATTATTATCTTTATCCTGTCTATAATTTCTCTTGTAGTCTTATACTTTGGCCTTATTAAATGGCGGAAGCGAAATATCGGCATCCACTTAAGTCTGGGCGCCAGTCCAAAGGATATAAAGTTAGATTCAACTTTGGAAATCCTTGGATATATGCTTGTCTCTACCCTGATTAGTTTTATAGCTATAAATATTTTTTACAATCAATTATCCTACATGACATCAATTTTGATAAATAAATGGCTTTACATTTTTGTGCTAGCTATAAACATATTGTTAGCTCTTGTAATCGGGGCTTTAGCCGCCATAAAAATTACCTCAGAGCCAATTAACGAAATGATAGGAGGATAA